One window of the Leptotrichia massiliensis genome contains the following:
- a CDS encoding VirB4 family type IV secretion/conjugal transfer ATPase, with the protein MGKTLDNYKNSFIYHIPWDFLLNDFILVNKNMGFQVTLKVRNHDLDFFTEEEVNLKILQYNNAIKKLPDNFIVHYEVQRKKSRGYIETEINDNFIPTVLIENERKDLFSKGEYFKCDYYITLTYLIAEDAENKINSLLASKKEDDSEEKMAEEAERELKIFRQKVASFIALLKYATTSIEVLQGDELMAYMYSTVNAEFPEKKKMPTSPLYPIDQYLSNSSFENGKDTKIQRLTKAKHLRTISVNLFPDEIESRVLKKLESLDFEFRMSARYIILSQNESKKMLKNFFIFHQGKQKNFGQYITEAITKKPSFNIDELELAKTEEAKMALNEFKEGGMSYGYYTFTIILADEDIKRLEDNALKIVTIFDEQDFTCSIDKYNIFPSYLGAIPGNVKANIRKYPINSMLLSCLFPTSSLYRGEEVNEFFRDKKNITGVPLMMTKTDLNDIFYFNLHIKDAAHTLIAGPTRSGKSVLLGMLVAELKKYPNAQVFFFDKGGSIRVLTACMGGKFYDLGKGGDNDLAFQPLANIHIETERAFASNWIISLLQQENVIVTPDMKSTIWETLTTLSNDPPNRRTMANFAFTVMNKEIQKALEPYTNTGSYGKYFDNNEDNFSDSNWQVFEMGRIIEDPKATAPILSYLFHRIEVEKLTKDYLTAIVVDEAWFAMENESFRLKFNDWLRTLAKLNAFIIFATQSLDEISKSEITSAIVDGCKTKILLPSPQAQNYWKELYSKFGLNAIEIERVARGQMQKQYFYKSELGAREFEMDLGKIELAYVGSASSTDQMKIQEICSETNDLKEINLKWLEYKLGKNSQEFRRCKEIIQGGN; encoded by the coding sequence ATGGGAAAAACACTTGATAACTACAAAAATTCATTTATCTATCATATTCCTTGGGACTTCCTTCTCAATGACTTTATTCTTGTTAATAAAAATATGGGGTTTCAGGTAACTCTCAAAGTGAGAAATCACGACTTGGATTTTTTTACTGAGGAAGAAGTGAACTTGAAAATATTGCAGTATAACAATGCGATAAAAAAATTGCCTGACAATTTTATTGTTCATTATGAAGTTCAAAGAAAGAAGTCAAGAGGATATATTGAAACAGAAATTAATGACAACTTTATACCTACAGTTCTTATAGAAAATGAAAGAAAGGATTTATTTTCAAAAGGGGAATATTTTAAATGTGACTACTATATAACATTGACATATTTAATAGCAGAAGATGCTGAAAATAAGATAAACTCATTGCTGGCTAGTAAAAAGGAAGATGATTCAGAAGAAAAAATGGCTGAGGAAGCAGAAAGGGAATTAAAAATATTTAGACAAAAAGTAGCTTCATTTATTGCGTTATTAAAATATGCTACAACAAGCATTGAAGTCTTGCAGGGAGATGAACTTATGGCATATATGTATTCCACAGTAAATGCTGAATTTCCTGAAAAGAAGAAAATGCCTACATCTCCTCTATATCCAATTGATCAATATTTGTCAAACTCAAGTTTTGAAAATGGAAAAGACACGAAAATACAAAGACTGACAAAGGCAAAGCATTTAAGGACAATCTCGGTTAACCTGTTTCCTGATGAGATAGAGTCAAGAGTTTTAAAAAAACTTGAAAGTCTGGACTTTGAATTTAGAATGTCGGCAAGATACATCATACTTTCACAAAATGAATCAAAAAAGATGTTAAAAAACTTCTTTATTTTTCATCAGGGAAAGCAGAAGAATTTTGGACAGTATATAACGGAAGCTATAACTAAAAAGCCTTCATTTAACATTGATGAGCTGGAACTAGCAAAAACAGAAGAAGCCAAAATGGCTTTAAATGAATTTAAGGAAGGCGGAATGAGTTATGGCTATTACACATTTACTATAATACTTGCTGATGAAGATATAAAAAGGCTTGAAGATAATGCACTTAAAATAGTAACAATATTTGATGAGCAGGACTTTACTTGCTCGATTGACAAGTACAATATTTTCCCTTCATATTTAGGGGCTATTCCAGGAAATGTGAAGGCGAATATAAGAAAATATCCAATAAACTCAATGCTTTTAAGCTGTCTTTTCCCTACTTCATCGCTGTATCGTGGAGAGGAAGTGAATGAATTTTTTAGGGATAAGAAAAATATTACAGGTGTTCCGCTTATGATGACTAAAACAGATTTGAACGATATATTTTACTTTAACCTTCATATAAAGGATGCGGCACATACACTTATAGCAGGTCCAACAAGGTCAGGAAAATCAGTATTATTGGGAATGCTGGTAGCTGAACTTAAAAAATATCCTAATGCACAGGTATTCTTTTTTGATAAAGGTGGCTCAATACGTGTTTTAACTGCCTGTATGGGTGGAAAATTTTATGACTTGGGAAAAGGTGGAGATAATGATTTGGCATTTCAGCCACTTGCAAATATTCATATCGAAACAGAAAGAGCATTTGCAAGCAACTGGATAATTTCCCTTCTTCAGCAGGAAAATGTAATTGTAACGCCTGATATGAAAAGCACAATCTGGGAAACACTTACTACTCTTTCAAATGATCCGCCTAACAGGAGAACAATGGCAAATTTTGCATTTACAGTTATGAATAAGGAAATTCAGAAGGCACTTGAGCCATACACAAATACAGGTTCGTATGGAAAATATTTTGATAACAATGAAGATAATTTTTCAGACTCAAACTGGCAAGTATTTGAAATGGGAAGAATAATAGAAGATCCAAAAGCGACGGCTCCCATATTAAGTTATCTATTTCATAGAATAGAAGTGGAAAAATTAACAAAGGACTATCTGACTGCAATCGTAGTCGATGAGGCTTGGTTTGCAATGGAAAATGAAAGTTTCAGGCTTAAATTCAATGACTGGCTTAGAACACTTGCAAAACTGAATGCCTTTATAATCTTTGCAACACAGTCGCTTGATGAAATTTCAAAATCTGAAATAACATCTGCAATAGTTGACGGATGTAAAACAAAGATACTTCTTCCCTCTCCACAGGCACAGAATTACTGGAAGGAACTTTATTCAAAGTTTGGATTAAATGCAATAGAAATTGAAAGAGTTGCACGTGGACAAATGCAGAAGCAATATTTTTACAAAAGTGAACTTGGGGCAAGAGAATTTGAAATGGATTTAGGTAAAATTGAACTGGCTTATGTAGGTTCTGCAAGTTCGACAGATCAGATGAAAATACAGGAAATATGTTCAGAAACAAATGATTTAAAGGAAATTAACTTAAAATGGCTAGAATATAAATTGGGTAAAAATAGTCAGGAATTTAGAAGATGTAAGGAAATTATACAGGGAGGCAACTAA
- a CDS encoding type IV secretion system protein has translation MAAANFQFDTALIEPIISMLDTGMTTLMVVILTLASSFAVLDLSFTAFFNWSENIGNTLVETIKKLVRYALTFGLIKMYKELLDMAYKLFSDIGNLFGEGLGSPLKVQSIWDKLWEELSKFLSIVLKFQDFWAILYFILFIIGFIFLVFIISTITIAIIQFHVVGKLAIIYLACLPLDALSDIGRKTLGAIVGSGTQLMVAVALSSMGVKILKSYPIPENIGAENNEPHTIIVWLAVFIAISFLIKNYQSIASLILYGQGGLNGSQLGNFTGNVVSAGGSAVGGVTSLLGSAAVGGLGAAVGAVVGGVSTGGAGAIAGMKTGAKIGSKIGKYPGNLTASAAENAGKAIKVMTMDFDPIASGRKVRNMASDGIKKFMGNKKDDKKDTGENKSQETENTNSKNQNSQNANKVNEENKSGNVDRTADTKEAEEKMRSDSSKTASNKDSQKQSNEGKKVTQKHSENTKTKETENSNSETFAESEMRREKNSKE, from the coding sequence TTGGCAGCGGCAAATTTTCAATTTGATACGGCACTGATTGAACCGATAATCAGTATGCTTGATACAGGAATGACAACCTTAATGGTTGTAATATTGACACTTGCCTCATCATTTGCTGTGCTAGACTTATCATTTACAGCCTTCTTTAACTGGTCGGAAAATATAGGCAATACACTTGTTGAAACTATAAAAAAACTTGTAAGATATGCACTTACTTTTGGTCTTATAAAAATGTATAAAGAACTGCTGGATATGGCATATAAACTATTTTCCGATATAGGAAACTTATTTGGAGAAGGTCTTGGAAGTCCGTTAAAAGTGCAGAGCATTTGGGATAAGTTATGGGAGGAATTAAGCAAGTTTTTAAGTATAGTTTTAAAGTTTCAAGATTTTTGGGCTATTCTGTACTTTATTCTATTTATTATTGGATTCATATTTTTAGTGTTTATAATATCCACAATAACAATAGCGATAATACAGTTCCATGTAGTTGGAAAATTGGCAATAATATATCTTGCTTGTCTACCACTTGACGCTTTGAGCGATATAGGAAGAAAAACTTTGGGAGCAATTGTAGGCTCAGGTACTCAATTAATGGTTGCAGTTGCACTTTCATCTATGGGAGTAAAAATTTTAAAATCTTATCCTATTCCTGAAAATATTGGGGCAGAAAATAACGAGCCTCATACGATAATTGTGTGGCTTGCGGTATTCATAGCAATTTCATTTTTAATAAAGAACTATCAGAGCATAGCTTCTCTAATTTTATACGGACAAGGTGGATTAAATGGCTCACAGCTTGGTAATTTTACTGGAAATGTTGTTAGTGCAGGAGGCTCAGCTGTAGGAGGAGTTACATCTTTATTAGGAAGTGCGGCAGTTGGTGGACTAGGTGCCGCAGTTGGTGCAGTTGTTGGTGGGGTGTCTACTGGAGGAGCAGGAGCAATAGCAGGTATGAAGACAGGTGCGAAAATAGGCTCTAAAATAGGAAAATATCCTGGAAATCTGACTGCTTCGGCTGCTGAAAATGCAGGAAAAGCAATAAAAGTAATGACGATGGACTTTGATCCGATTGCTTCAGGCAGAAAAGTAAGAAATATGGCCAGCGATGGAATTAAAAAATTTATGGGCAATAAAAAAGATGACAAGAAGGATACCGGAGAAAATAAATCACAAGAAACAGAAAATACAAACAGTAAAAATCAAAATTCTCAAAATGCAAATAAAGTAAATGAAGAAAATAAATCAGGAAATGTGGATAGAACAGCCGATACAAAAGAGGCTGAAGAAAAGATGAGAAGTGATAGCAGCAAGACAGCCTCGAATAAGGATTCTCAAAAACAGTCAAATGAAGGGAAGAAAGTCACGCAAAAACATTCAGAAAATACAAAAACAAAAGAAACTGAGAATAGTAACAGTGAAACTTTTGCAGAATCTGAAATGAGGAGAGAAAAGAACAGCAAGGAATAA